A single Phycisphaerae bacterium DNA region contains:
- a CDS encoding DNA-directed RNA polymerase subunit omega, with protein sequence MLEVLKDDDIINKVGGRFKLAALMQRRWVELLQGARPAVKREDGMTDLEVIAEEVMQEKLGIDYETSDVPSPDELH encoded by the coding sequence ATGCTGGAAGTGCTCAAAGACGACGACATCATCAACAAGGTTGGCGGACGGTTCAAGCTGGCGGCGCTGATGCAGCGGCGGTGGGTGGAGTTGCTGCAGGGCGCGCGTCCGGCGGTGAAGCGCGAGGACGGCATGACGGACCTGGAGGTGATCGCCGAGGAGGTCATGCAGGAGAAGCTGGGGATCGACTACGAAACCAGCGACGTTCCAAGCCCCGACGAGCTGCATTGA
- the gmk gene encoding guanylate kinase — protein sequence MPGSLIVISGPSGVGKSTVVRRLVERLEATVSVSATTRPQSEQEKHGVDYYFISADEFRRMIEQDELLEWAEYLGNFYGTPRAAVEAALAEGRNMLLEIEVEGAKQVAKRFPAAIMVYLLPPSDEDLRRRLVGRSREGQAQIETRFANAKREIAQARESGVYDHWVVNVEVDRAVDEIAAIVEQRSR from the coding sequence ATGCCAGGCAGCCTGATTGTCATCAGCGGTCCTTCGGGCGTGGGCAAGAGCACGGTGGTTCGCCGTCTGGTTGAGCGGCTTGAGGCCACGGTGAGCGTCTCGGCCACCACACGCCCGCAGAGCGAGCAGGAGAAGCATGGCGTAGACTACTATTTTATAAGCGCAGATGAATTTCGGCGGATGATTGAGCAGGATGAGCTGCTGGAGTGGGCTGAGTATCTGGGAAATTTCTATGGGACGCCTCGGGCGGCGGTGGAGGCGGCGTTGGCTGAGGGGCGGAATATGCTGCTGGAAATCGAGGTTGAGGGGGCAAAACAGGTGGCGAAAAGATTCCCAGCCGCTATAATGGTATATTTGCTCCCGCCCAGTGACGAGGATTTGCGTCGCCGGCTGGTGGGTCGCTCCCGGGAGGGGCAGGCCCAGATCGAGACGCGTTTTGCCAACGCGAAGCGCGAGATCGCCCAGGCGCGGGAGTCGGGCGTTTACGACCATTGGGTGGTGAACGTCGAGGTGGATCGGGCCGTGGACGAGATTGCGGCGATTGTGGAACAAAGGAGCCGATGA